Proteins encoded together in one Candidatus Sulfotelmatobacter sp. window:
- a CDS encoding amidase, with product MRPIDSRPSRRKFLQNAVATGAVAASYPALGAGRTITSPLPPVPDVKQFELDEITIPELQDGMKSGKFTARSLTEKYLGRIDDLDKRGPTVNAIIELNSDAPAIADALDQERKAKGPRGPLHGIPVLIKDNIDTADQMMTTAGSLALVGSKPPKDSFVAQRLRAAGAVILGKTNLSEWANIRSSHSTSGWSGRGGLTKNPYALDRNPCGSSSGTGAGISANLCAVGIGTETDGSIVCPSSSNGLAGIKPTVGLVSRSGIIPISHSQDSAGPMCRTVHDAAILLGALTGIDPDDAATAASAGKLQKDYAQYCDPNGLKGARIGVARKYFGFNDSVDALMNQSLDAMKKQGATLIDPADIETLGKFDESELLVFMYELKADLNAYLARLGPGAPVHTLQDIIEFNERNRLKEMPYFGQDLFLKAQSKGPLSEKEYLDALAKNRQLTRTEGIDALMDKHQLDAIVAPTGGPAWLTDLVNGDHVAGGSSNAAAVAGYPNINVTAGFLSGLPVGISFFGRAWSEPTLIKLAYAFEQTTKARQSPRFLRTIE from the coding sequence ATGCGCCCCATCGACTCCCGCCCGTCGCGCCGCAAGTTCTTGCAGAACGCCGTCGCCACCGGCGCGGTCGCTGCCTCATATCCCGCACTCGGCGCGGGTCGCACCATCACTTCGCCTCTGCCTCCGGTTCCCGATGTCAAGCAATTCGAGCTCGACGAGATCACGATCCCCGAATTGCAGGATGGCATGAAATCCGGCAAGTTCACCGCGCGTTCGCTGACGGAGAAATATCTCGGCCGCATCGATGACCTCGACAAGCGCGGCCCGACCGTAAACGCCATCATCGAACTCAATTCCGACGCACCTGCCATCGCCGACGCACTCGATCAGGAACGCAAAGCCAAAGGCCCGCGCGGCCCACTCCACGGCATCCCGGTCCTGATTAAAGACAATATCGATACGGCGGATCAAATGATGACCACCGCCGGATCGCTCGCTCTGGTCGGATCGAAGCCGCCCAAAGATTCGTTCGTCGCGCAACGATTGCGCGCCGCCGGCGCGGTAATCCTCGGCAAGACCAACTTGAGCGAATGGGCCAACATCCGCTCCAGCCACTCCACCAGCGGATGGAGCGGCCGCGGCGGTCTCACGAAAAATCCTTACGCCCTCGACCGTAATCCCTGCGGATCGAGCTCCGGCACCGGCGCCGGCATTTCCGCGAACCTGTGCGCCGTGGGCATCGGCACCGAAACCGACGGCTCAATCGTCTGCCCGTCATCCTCAAATGGACTGGCCGGAATCAAGCCCACGGTGGGCTTGGTCAGCCGCAGCGGCATCATCCCGATTTCGCATAGTCAAGACAGCGCCGGCCCTATGTGCCGCACTGTGCATGATGCAGCAATTCTTCTGGGAGCGCTCACCGGTATCGATCCCGATGACGCGGCGACCGCTGCCAGCGCAGGAAAATTGCAAAAAGACTACGCACAATATTGCGATCCCAACGGCCTAAAGGGCGCCCGCATCGGCGTCGCCCGAAAATATTTCGGCTTCAACGATTCCGTCGACGCACTCATGAATCAATCGCTCGATGCAATGAAGAAGCAGGGTGCCACCCTCATCGATCCCGCAGACATCGAAACCCTGGGCAAGTTCGACGAGAGCGAGTTGCTGGTCTTCATGTATGAACTGAAGGCCGACCTGAACGCCTATCTGGCGCGACTCGGACCCGGCGCCCCGGTCCATACCTTACAAGACATCATCGAATTTAACGAGCGCAACCGGCTAAAAGAGATGCCCTACTTCGGTCAGGACTTATTCCTGAAGGCCCAGTCCAAGGGACCACTTAGCGAGAAAGAATATCTGGATGCGCTGGCCAAAAACCGTCAGTTAACGCGCACCGAAGGCATCGATGCCCTCATGGACAAGCATCAGCTCGATGCCATCGTGGCACCCACCGGCGGCCCGGCATGGCTCACCGATCTGGTCAACGGCGACCACGTCGCCGGAGGCAGCTCCAACGCCGCCGCAGTGGCAGGTTATCCCAACATCAACGTAACCGCAGGATTTTTATCCGGCTTACCCGTCGGCATCTCTTTTTTCGGCCGCGCCTGGAGCGAGCCCACGCTGATCAAACTGGCATACGCTTTTGAACAAACCACGAAAGCCCGACAGTCGCCACGGTTCTTACGCACCATCGAATAA
- a CDS encoding ABC transporter permease, with protein MSVAQEIPVTSRQSPQTPAQHNGRWAGYRHLLMARMLELKREPEVVFWVFVFPLLLALGLGIAFRNKPADAVRVAIVEGSESQNPQTLLAHSVQPDLFKTQVLSADEAHKGFRLGKFDLVIEPDGSGGLQYLYDPARPESVLAKAEVNDALQTAAGRKDVVATKSATSSEPGSRYIDFLIPGLLGMNLMNSGLWGIGFALVDMRQRKVLKRFVGTPMRRGDFLLAIMSSRLILMVIEIGLLLVFGVIFFHLRVLGSIGSIALIGGLGSLTFGGVGLLTASRAQKIESISGLINLVMMPMWIFSGVFFSYERFPAVLQPFIKILPLTALNDALRASILEGTPLTHQWARLLVLGLWGGVSFVLALKWFRWT; from the coding sequence ATGAGCGTTGCACAGGAAATTCCGGTCACAAGTCGGCAATCTCCGCAGACTCCGGCGCAGCACAATGGGCGATGGGCGGGCTATCGGCATTTGCTGATGGCGCGGATGCTGGAATTGAAGCGCGAGCCGGAGGTGGTTTTCTGGGTGTTTGTATTCCCGCTGCTGCTGGCGCTGGGGTTGGGCATTGCGTTTCGCAATAAGCCTGCCGATGCGGTTCGCGTGGCGATTGTCGAAGGATCCGAGTCGCAGAATCCGCAAACGCTGCTCGCGCATTCCGTACAGCCCGATCTTTTTAAGACGCAGGTGTTGTCCGCGGACGAAGCGCACAAAGGATTTCGGCTCGGTAAATTCGATCTGGTCATCGAGCCCGACGGCAGTGGAGGATTGCAATACCTCTACGATCCCGCGCGACCGGAAAGCGTGTTGGCGAAAGCTGAGGTGAACGACGCGCTGCAAACTGCCGCGGGCCGCAAAGATGTGGTCGCGACAAAGTCTGCAACGTCCTCGGAGCCAGGCTCGCGCTATATCGATTTCCTCATCCCGGGATTGTTGGGGATGAACCTGATGAACTCCGGCCTCTGGGGCATTGGCTTTGCGCTGGTCGACATGCGGCAGCGCAAGGTGCTGAAACGCTTTGTGGGCACGCCCATGCGGCGCGGGGATTTTCTGCTGGCGATCATGAGCAGCCGGCTGATTTTGATGGTGATTGAAATTGGGCTCCTGTTGGTTTTTGGCGTGATTTTCTTTCACCTGCGGGTGCTGGGGTCAATTGGATCGATTGCACTGATCGGCGGATTGGGGTCGCTTACTTTCGGCGGGGTCGGGCTGCTGACGGCGAGCCGCGCGCAGAAAATCGAAAGCATCAGCGGACTCATCAATCTGGTCATGATGCCGATGTGGATTTTTTCGGGCGTCTTCTTTTCCTACGAACGATTTCCCGCCGTCCTCCAGCCGTTTATCAAGATATTGCCGCTGACGGCGCTCAACGATGCATTGCGGGCCAGCATTCTGGAGGGGACGCCGCTCACGCATCAGTGGGCGCGGCTACTGGTGTTGGGATTATGGGGTGGGGTTTCGTTCGTGCTGGCGCTGAAGTGGTTTCGCTGGACCTGA